The uncultured Hyphomonas sp. genome includes a window with the following:
- a CDS encoding exodeoxyribonuclease VII small subunit has protein sequence MADPKEKPVDKMSFEEALAELEGIVRQLEAGEVELEKSIAIYERGAALKAHCEARLKSAELKVEQIVQGAGGTTTEPASFD, from the coding sequence ATGGCAGACCCGAAGGAAAAACCCGTCGACAAGATGAGCTTCGAAGAAGCGCTTGCCGAACTGGAAGGCATCGTACGCCAGCTTGAGGCCGGTGAGGTCGAGCTGGAAAAGTCGATTGCCATCTATGAGCGCGGCGCGGCCCTGAAGGCACATTGCGAAGCGCGGCTGAAATCGGCGGAACTGAAGGTCGAGCAGATCGTCCAGGGGGCAGGTGGCACGACCACAGAACCCGCCAGTTTCGACTAG
- a CDS encoding farnesyl diphosphate synthase: MADVIDFDLRLKEVADKVTVALDHLIPPASGPEADLMRAMRHAALANGKRMRPFFLLEAGAMFDAPEKSLLRAAAALECVHCYSLVHDDLPCMDDDDFRRGQPTVHKAFDEATAVLAGDALLTLAFKILASRETHGDAEVRALLIERLADASGARGMVGGQMIDMLESDSPRDLNTITRMQRLKTGALISYATEAAGIIGGAREHERSALAGFSNDLGLAYQIADDLLDATGDESRVGKALAKDEDAGKANFVTILGIDGARQRVQLLAEQAKEHLAIFREKANILLQSVDFVLDRTH, translated from the coding sequence ATGGCGGACGTGATCGACTTCGACCTTCGCCTGAAGGAAGTTGCCGACAAGGTGACCGTGGCGCTGGATCATCTGATCCCGCCTGCCTCGGGCCCGGAGGCGGACCTGATGCGCGCGATGCGCCATGCCGCCCTCGCCAATGGAAAACGCATGCGGCCGTTCTTCCTGCTGGAAGCCGGTGCCATGTTCGATGCCCCGGAAAAGTCGCTCCTGCGGGCGGCGGCGGCGCTGGAATGCGTGCACTGCTACTCGCTGGTGCATGACGATCTGCCCTGCATGGACGATGACGATTTCCGCCGCGGGCAGCCGACGGTGCACAAGGCTTTCGATGAGGCCACGGCCGTTCTGGCAGGCGACGCGCTGCTGACGCTGGCTTTTAAGATTCTCGCTTCCCGGGAGACGCATGGCGATGCCGAAGTGCGTGCCCTGCTGATCGAGCGGCTGGCGGATGCATCCGGCGCGCGAGGCATGGTGGGCGGCCAGATGATCGACATGCTGGAAAGCGACAGCCCGCGCGACCTGAACACGATTACCCGCATGCAGCGCCTGAAAACCGGCGCGCTGATCTCCTACGCCACTGAGGCGGCGGGAATCATCGGCGGCGCCCGCGAGCATGAGCGCAGCGCGCTGGCAGGCTTCTCGAACGATCTTGGCCTGGCCTACCAGATTGCCGACGACCTGCTCGACGCGACCGGCGATGAAAGCCGTGTCGGCAAGGCTCTGGCCAAGGATGAAGACGCCGGAAAGGCTAATTTTGTTACGATTCTGGGCATAGACGGTGCACGCCAGAGAGTGCAGCTGCTGGCCGAGCAGGCGAAGGAACACCTCGCTATTTTCCGCGAAAAGGCCAATATACTGCTGCAATCAGTCGATTTTGTTCTTGATAGAACACACTAG
- a CDS encoding MBL fold metallo-hydrolase, with the protein MTAWRLARPVYSDGMDGFTTKTPKRPGLDYLHGEAAPGHGEMMEITPRIQWIRMSLPFSLKFINVWLIEDDDGWTIVDTGMPLKETRDAWQALLDTRVTADKPLKRVIVTHMHPDHVGCAGWLCYKYGAELWMSRLEYTTCRMLVSDTGREAPEAGISFYRKAGWDKAALDHYRERFGGFGRGVSKMPDSFFRLSDGDTFEMGGETWEVITGSGHSPEHVCLFCPAQNSVISGDQLLPRISSNVSVHPTEPAANPLLDWMSSCEKLLAHLPADVLVLPAHNEPFRGAHKRLRHLIDGHEVALARLKQRLAEKPRKVLDTFVAIFGRKIALDEQGMATGEALAHLNCLIYRGEVKTAAGPDGVTLYSLAT; encoded by the coding sequence GTGACGGCTTGGCGGCTTGCGCGCCCGGTCTATTCTGACGGCATGGACGGTTTCACGACAAAGACACCCAAACGCCCCGGGCTGGACTATCTGCACGGCGAGGCGGCACCCGGTCATGGCGAGATGATGGAGATCACGCCGCGCATCCAGTGGATCCGGATGTCGCTGCCTTTCTCCCTGAAATTCATCAATGTCTGGCTGATCGAAGATGATGATGGCTGGACGATCGTCGATACAGGGATGCCGCTGAAGGAAACGCGGGATGCCTGGCAAGCCCTCCTCGACACGCGCGTGACGGCCGACAAGCCGCTGAAGCGCGTGATCGTCACGCATATGCATCCCGATCATGTCGGCTGCGCAGGCTGGCTCTGTTACAAATATGGCGCCGAGCTCTGGATGAGCCGGCTGGAATATACGACCTGCCGCATGCTGGTGTCCGATACGGGCCGCGAGGCGCCGGAGGCGGGGATCAGCTTCTACCGCAAGGCCGGCTGGGACAAGGCGGCGCTGGATCATTACCGCGAGCGTTTCGGCGGCTTCGGGCGCGGCGTCTCGAAAATGCCGGACAGCTTCTTCCGGCTCAGCGACGGCGACACATTCGAAATGGGCGGCGAAACCTGGGAAGTGATCACCGGCAGCGGCCACTCGCCGGAACATGTCTGCCTGTTCTGCCCGGCTCAAAACAGTGTTATCTCGGGCGACCAGCTGCTGCCGCGAATCTCGTCCAATGTGTCCGTTCACCCGACCGAACCGGCGGCCAATCCGCTGCTGGACTGGATGTCGAGCTGCGAGAAGCTGCTGGCGCACCTGCCGGCAGATGTGCTGGTCCTGCCGGCCCATAATGAGCCGTTCCGGGGGGCACACAAACGCCTGCGCCACCTGATCGACGGGCATGAGGTGGCCCTGGCGCGCCTGAAACAGCGGCTGGCGGAAAAACCGCGCAAGGTGCTGGACACGTTCGTCGCCATATTCGGCCGCAAGATCGCGCTGGACGAGCAGGGCATGGCAACCGGTGAAGCGCTGGCGCACCTCAACTGCCTGATCTATCGCGGTGAGGTGAAGACGGCGGCGGGGCCGGATGGCGTGACGCTCTACAGTCTGGCCACCTGA
- a CDS encoding histidine phosphatase family protein: MPETTSTANRRGPIVVSRHGRPALDRTAGPRLDWRQYKDWWARYEESPLAEGQVAPPALMEAVKDADLVFASGRIRAQETAARAAPHMQAEYDPVFNEAPLPPPMLPKVRYLPKTWNILARAAWLNGHALDGESVVQARLRAMEAAQKLHEASVDTKVYLAAHGWFNRMLRPELKKLGWKCVRDGGDSYWSFRVYEYR; the protein is encoded by the coding sequence ATGCCAGAGACGACATCGACAGCAAACCGGCGCGGCCCCATCGTGGTCTCGCGTCATGGCAGGCCTGCGCTGGACCGCACGGCTGGGCCGCGGCTTGACTGGCGCCAGTACAAGGACTGGTGGGCCCGGTACGAGGAAAGCCCGCTGGCCGAAGGCCAGGTCGCGCCTCCCGCCCTGATGGAAGCCGTGAAGGATGCAGACCTCGTCTTCGCCTCCGGACGGATCCGCGCGCAGGAGACGGCCGCCCGTGCGGCCCCGCACATGCAGGCGGAATATGATCCGGTCTTCAATGAAGCGCCCCTGCCGCCGCCAATGCTGCCCAAGGTGCGCTACCTGCCGAAGACCTGGAACATCCTCGCCCGCGCCGCCTGGCTGAACGGCCACGCGCTGGACGGGGAAAGCGTTGTCCAGGCCCGGTTGCGGGCGATGGAAGCGGCGCAGAAGCTGCACGAGGCCTCCGTGGATACGAAGGTCTATCTGGCGGCGCATGGGTGGTTCAATCGCATGCTCAGGCCGGAGCTGAAAAAGCTCGGCTGGAAATGTGTGCGCGATGGCGGCGATTCCTATTGGAGTTTCCGCGTCTACGAATACCGGTAA
- the lepB gene encoding signal peptidase I, translated as MKDKSEASMARDGEKAAQGTDEAPETLADKVKQELKEWGATLAVFVPLFMLFSGLVYEQRVIPSESMVPTLQVSDRVAVAKFAYGYDRYSLPFSLGRYLPLPKGRIFARDPKRGDVVVFEHPHAGKVMIKRVIGLPGDQIQMINEQVYINGEPLPSEYVRTVRYVPHGTNWVVTAHEWRETAEDGKSWMTDRQEAGDRGDNTVLFIVPKGYLFMMGDNRDNSLDSRFLSGHCPPVGNVVDRAGCELAVDPKEASVGFVPMDHLMGRADTVLMSFYRCKLMDGEKCPKRVWKGL; from the coding sequence TTGAAAGACAAGAGCGAGGCCTCGATGGCACGAGATGGCGAAAAGGCCGCGCAGGGCACCGATGAGGCGCCCGAAACACTTGCCGACAAGGTCAAGCAGGAACTGAAGGAATGGGGCGCGACGCTCGCCGTGTTCGTTCCGCTGTTCATGCTCTTCTCCGGCCTCGTTTACGAGCAGCGGGTGATTCCCTCCGAAAGCATGGTGCCGACGCTGCAGGTGTCCGACCGTGTGGCGGTGGCCAAGTTCGCCTATGGTTATGACCGCTACTCGCTGCCCTTCAGCCTGGGCCGCTACCTGCCGCTGCCGAAAGGGCGCATCTTTGCGCGCGACCCCAAGCGCGGTGACGTGGTCGTGTTCGAGCATCCGCATGCCGGCAAGGTGATGATCAAGCGCGTGATCGGCCTGCCGGGCGACCAGATCCAGATGATCAATGAGCAGGTCTATATCAATGGCGAACCGCTCCCCAGCGAATATGTCCGGACCGTCCGCTACGTGCCCCATGGCACCAATTGGGTCGTGACGGCACATGAGTGGCGCGAGACGGCTGAAGACGGCAAGAGCTGGATGACGGACCGCCAGGAAGCCGGTGACCGGGGCGATAACACCGTCCTGTTTATCGTTCCGAAGGGCTATCTTTTCATGATGGGAGACAACCGCGACAACTCGCTGGATAGCCGGTTCCTGTCCGGTCACTGCCCGCCAGTTGGCAATGTCGTGGATCGCGCAGGGTGTGAACTGGCCGTCGACCCGAAGGAGGCTTCGGTCGGCTTCGTGCCCATGGATCACCTGATGGGACGGGCGGATACGGTGCTGATGAGCTTCTATCGCTGCAAGCTCATGGATGGCGAGAAATGCCCGAAACGTGTGTGGAAGGGCCTCTAG